One window from the genome of Aquipuribacter hungaricus encodes:
- a CDS encoding UbiA family prenyltransferase, which produces PAGQLVIGWTNDWGDAGVDAAAGRPDKPVAAGQVSRRAVGTAAAVAALACVVVSLLLGPAAAAVSLLVVACGVGYDLGLKGTLASPLPYAVAFGVLPAVATLAQRPAVWPPAAVCVAAGLLGVAAHLANTIPDAEEDERTGVRGLPQRLGPQVSALLAVLVITVAALVLLPGAVDGGGVRAVVATMLLGTGVLVAVLAGAQVLVTGWAGGPGPRHDRRAVGRSAFWLVVAAAALVVAGFLAS; this is translated from the coding sequence TCCCGGCCGGCCAGCTCGTCATCGGCTGGACCAACGACTGGGGGGACGCCGGGGTCGACGCCGCCGCCGGGCGCCCCGACAAGCCGGTCGCGGCGGGGCAGGTCAGCCGCCGCGCCGTGGGGACGGCGGCCGCCGTCGCCGCGCTCGCCTGCGTCGTCGTGTCGCTGCTGCTGGGGCCGGCCGCCGCCGCGGTGTCGCTGCTCGTCGTGGCGTGCGGGGTGGGCTACGACCTGGGGCTCAAGGGCACCCTCGCCAGCCCGCTGCCGTACGCCGTCGCCTTCGGGGTCCTGCCCGCGGTGGCGACCCTCGCGCAGCGCCCCGCCGTGTGGCCGCCCGCGGCCGTCTGCGTCGCCGCGGGCCTGCTCGGGGTGGCGGCGCACCTGGCCAACACCATCCCCGACGCCGAGGAGGACGAGCGGACCGGCGTCCGCGGGCTGCCGCAGCGGCTGGGGCCCCAGGTGTCCGCCCTGCTGGCCGTGCTCGTCATCACCGTCGCCGCCCTCGTCCTGCTGCCCGGCGCGGTCGACGGCGGCGGCGTGCGCGCGGTCGTGGCGACCATGCTGCTGGGCACCGGCGTCCTCGTGGCCGTGCTCGCCGGCGCGCAGGTGCTCGTCACGGGCTGGGCCGGGGGACCGGGGCCGCGCCACGACCGGCGGGCGGTCGGCCGCTCCGCGTTCTGGCTCGTGGTCGCGGCGGCGGCGCTCGTCGTCGCCGGCTTCCTGGCCTCCTGA
- a CDS encoding diguanylate cyclase domain-containing protein encodes MAGTVAVVLGAAFGALVHALPGDRLLTTAVDDLVQLVAPLVASVLCATTARRATGPDRRLWWWLAAATASWAAGQTVWSWYELVLRRETPFPSPADAGFLAFPLLAATGLLLWHGGPYLSAGARDLIDGGLLAGALLMVSWKTALGAAMQDGAGPGLGFVLGLAYPVGDLVSATVVLLLVARTGVAARPHVALIAAGLLSLAVADSAYVYLLTVDGYSSGNAISAGWVTGFLLIGAAAFVGRDPGAAVDQRDEPTHGVLVLPYVAVAVALALVVQTALRGQVLSRPEVLLATALATLLLARQYLVVRDNDRLLREVRQREAALAHEVMHDGLTGLSNRAMLLQRLDQVVAGHRRHGRGLVVMFCDLDGFKAINDTYGHLAGDGVLREVALRLRAGVRSTDTVARPSGDEFAVLMEPPHDDPLRVAGRLISALSADVELPEGTVRTGVSIGIAVIPAGAPGGAVTSRSLIAAADSAMYSAKSGGKNRAVLVEVGVPGAARADETVGDDPLHRTR; translated from the coding sequence GTGGCCGGGACGGTGGCCGTGGTCCTCGGGGCCGCCTTCGGCGCGCTGGTGCACGCCCTCCCGGGCGACAGGCTGCTCACCACCGCCGTCGACGACCTGGTCCAGCTCGTGGCCCCGCTCGTAGCGTCCGTGCTCTGCGCGACCACGGCCCGCCGGGCCACCGGACCGGACCGTCGGCTGTGGTGGTGGCTGGCCGCGGCGACCGCGTCCTGGGCCGCCGGGCAGACGGTGTGGAGCTGGTACGAGCTCGTCCTGCGCCGGGAGACGCCGTTCCCGTCGCCCGCCGACGCCGGCTTCCTCGCCTTCCCGCTGCTCGCGGCCACCGGCCTGCTGCTGTGGCACGGCGGTCCCTACCTGTCCGCGGGCGCCCGCGACCTCATCGACGGCGGCCTGCTCGCCGGGGCCCTGCTCATGGTGTCGTGGAAGACCGCCCTCGGCGCCGCCATGCAGGACGGGGCCGGCCCCGGCCTGGGCTTCGTGCTCGGGCTCGCCTACCCCGTGGGGGACCTGGTGTCGGCCACGGTCGTCCTGCTCCTCGTCGCCCGGACCGGGGTGGCGGCCCGGCCGCACGTCGCGCTCATCGCCGCCGGGCTGCTCAGCCTCGCCGTGGCCGACTCCGCCTACGTCTACCTCCTCACCGTCGACGGCTACTCCAGCGGCAACGCCATCAGCGCGGGCTGGGTGACGGGCTTCCTGCTCATCGGCGCCGCCGCGTTCGTCGGCCGCGACCCCGGCGCCGCGGTGGACCAGCGCGACGAGCCCACCCACGGGGTGCTCGTGCTGCCCTACGTGGCGGTGGCCGTGGCCCTGGCGCTCGTCGTGCAGACCGCGCTGCGCGGCCAGGTGCTGTCCAGGCCGGAGGTGCTGCTCGCGACCGCGCTGGCCACGCTCCTGCTGGCCCGGCAGTACCTCGTCGTGCGGGACAACGACCGGCTGCTGCGCGAGGTCCGCCAGCGCGAGGCCGCCCTGGCGCACGAGGTCATGCACGACGGCCTCACCGGGCTGTCCAACCGCGCGATGCTCCTGCAGCGCCTGGACCAGGTCGTCGCCGGCCACCGGCGCCACGGCCGCGGCCTCGTGGTCATGTTCTGCGACCTCGACGGCTTCAAGGCGATCAACGACACCTACGGCCACCTGGCCGGCGACGGGGTGCTGCGCGAGGTCGCGCTGCGGCTGCGCGCCGGCGTCCGCTCCACCGACACCGTCGCCCGGCCCTCCGGCGACGAGTTCGCCGTGCTCATGGAGCCGCCCCACGACGACCCGCTGCGCGTGGCCGGCCGGCTCATCTCCGCCCTGTCGGCGGACGTCGAGCTGCCCGAGGGGACGGTGCGGACCGGCGTGAGCATCGGCATCGCCGTCATCCCGGCCGGCGCCCCCGGCGGCGCGGTGACGTCCCGCTCGCTCATCGCGGCCGCCGACTCGGCGATGTACTCGGCCAAGTCCGGCGGCAAGAACCGCGCCGTGCTCGTCGAGGTCGGCGTCCCGGGGGCCGCCCGTGCCGACGAGACCGTCGGCGACGACCCGCTGCACCGCACCCGCTGA